In one window of Streptomyces roseofulvus DNA:
- a CDS encoding four-helix bundle copper-binding protein — MTSTVEDMLATYPADLGQVDREKLTHCIEECIACAQACTACADACLSEGMVGDLTKCIRTDMDCADICNATASVLSRHTGYDANITRAILTACAVACKACGDECASHADMHEHCRVCAEACRSCERACDELLGALG; from the coding sequence ATGACCAGCACCGTCGAGGACATGCTCGCCACCTACCCCGCCGACCTCGGCCAGGTCGACCGTGAGAAGCTCACCCACTGCATCGAGGAGTGCATCGCCTGTGCGCAGGCGTGTACGGCGTGCGCGGACGCCTGCCTGTCCGAGGGCATGGTCGGCGACCTGACCAAGTGCATCCGTACCGACATGGACTGCGCCGACATCTGCAACGCCACCGCGTCCGTCCTCTCGCGCCACACCGGCTACGACGCCAACATCACCCGCGCGATCCTCACGGCGTGCGCCGTGGCCTGCAAGGCGTGCGGCGACGAATGCGCCTCCCACGCGGACATGCACGAGCACTGTCGTGTCTGCGCCGAGGCCTGCCGTTCTTGCGAGCGGGCATGCGACGAGCTCCTCGGCGCCCTCG